Proteins encoded by one window of Fibrobacterota bacterium:
- the nosZ gene encoding Sec-dependent nitrous-oxide reductase, which translates to MRKQPSIRPLLPGLAAIAALALLGCEKQVARKAAPGIAGDAAERVYVAPGTHDELYGFFSGGFSGQLSVVGLPSGRTLRVIPVFSQNPENGYGFSEETKALLNTSFGFVPWDDAHHPELSQTNGEADGRFIFINGNNTPRIARIDLRTFETVETIEIPNSAGNHSSPFTTENSEYLVAGTRFSVPIPQASMTIKDFKKEFKGAISFISVDKVSGRMAVAFQVLMPGYDYDKAHCGKGPSKDWAFFTTYDTEQAHTLLEVNASQRDKDYIAAINWKKAEACVAAGKGHEVAGLHYDNYLDEKTQTAVSEVRKTTKMITPAECPDMVYYLPTPKSPHGVDVDPTGEYIVGAGKLASLIPVHSFSKMIKAIAAKAYDGEAGGIPVLKYDQVIAGEVDKPGLGPLHTEFDGKGFAYTSMFLSSEIVKWKLGTWEIVDRIPCYYAIGHLMIPLGDTKKPYGKYVIALNKITKDRYLPTGPELTQSSQIIDISGEKMRLLAEFPTNGEPHYAQAIPANMVEPNSVKIYKLEDNHHPDAIHSEKEARVVRQGKALHIYASVIRSHFVPDNIEGAQLGDTLYFHVTNLEQDWDVPHGFAMMGAQTAELLVMPGQTRTLKIVANRAGVIPFYCTDFCSALHQEMQGYIRVSPPGEKVDLTWSTGKEDAPGT; encoded by the coding sequence ATGCGTAAACAACCGTCCATCCGCCCTCTCCTCCCGGGACTTGCCGCAATCGCGGCTTTAGCCCTCCTGGGATGCGAGAAGCAAGTCGCCCGCAAGGCCGCTCCCGGCATCGCCGGCGACGCCGCCGAGAGGGTCTACGTGGCTCCCGGCACCCATGATGAATTGTATGGCTTCTTCTCGGGGGGCTTTAGCGGGCAATTGTCCGTGGTGGGCCTGCCCTCGGGCCGCACCTTGCGGGTCATCCCCGTCTTTTCGCAGAACCCGGAGAACGGTTACGGTTTTTCCGAGGAGACCAAGGCCCTCCTCAATACCAGTTTCGGCTTCGTGCCCTGGGACGATGCGCATCATCCCGAGCTTTCGCAAACCAACGGCGAGGCCGACGGCCGCTTCATCTTCATCAACGGCAACAATACGCCGCGCATCGCGCGCATCGATCTGCGCACCTTCGAGACGGTGGAAACCATCGAGATCCCCAACAGCGCGGGCAACCATAGTTCGCCTTTCACCACCGAGAACTCCGAATACCTGGTGGCGGGCACGCGCTTCTCCGTTCCCATCCCCCAGGCCAGCATGACCATCAAGGATTTCAAGAAGGAATTCAAGGGCGCCATCTCCTTCATTTCGGTGGACAAGGTAAGCGGGCGCATGGCGGTGGCCTTCCAGGTACTGATGCCCGGATACGATTACGACAAAGCGCATTGCGGCAAAGGCCCGTCCAAGGATTGGGCCTTCTTCACCACCTACGATACCGAGCAGGCCCACACCCTCTTGGAAGTCAACGCCTCCCAACGCGACAAGGACTACATCGCCGCCATCAACTGGAAGAAGGCGGAGGCCTGCGTGGCGGCGGGCAAAGGCCATGAGGTGGCCGGCTTGCATTACGACAATTACCTGGACGAAAAGACCCAGACCGCGGTGAGCGAGGTGCGCAAGACGACCAAGATGATCACCCCCGCCGAATGCCCGGACATGGTCTATTACCTCCCGACCCCGAAGTCCCCGCATGGCGTGGACGTGGATCCCACGGGCGAATACATCGTGGGCGCGGGAAAGCTCGCCAGCCTCATCCCCGTGCATTCCTTCAGCAAGATGATCAAGGCCATCGCGGCCAAGGCCTACGACGGCGAAGCCGGAGGCATCCCGGTGCTGAAATACGATCAGGTGATCGCCGGCGAGGTGGACAAGCCGGGCCTGGGCCCGCTCCACACCGAATTCGACGGCAAGGGCTTCGCCTACACCTCCATGTTCCTGTCCTCGGAAATCGTGAAGTGGAAGCTGGGCACTTGGGAAATCGTGGATCGCATCCCCTGCTACTACGCCATCGGCCATCTGATGATCCCGCTCGGGGATACCAAGAAGCCCTACGGCAAGTACGTCATCGCCCTGAACAAGATCACCAAGGATCGTTACCTGCCCACCGGCCCCGAGCTGACGCAATCGTCCCAGATCATCGACATCTCGGGCGAGAAGATGCGTCTCTTGGCCGAGTTCCCCACCAACGGGGAGCCGCATTACGCCCAGGCCATCCCGGCCAACATGGTGGAGCCCAATAGCGTCAAGATCTACAAGCTGGAGGATAACCATCATCCCGACGCCATCCATTCCGAGAAGGAGGCGCGAGTGGTACGGCAAGGCAAGGCGCTGCACATCTACGCCTCGGTCATCCGCAGCCATTTCGTGCCCGACAACATCGAAGGCGCGCAATTGGGCGATACCCTCTACTTCCACGTCACCAATCTGGAACAGGATTGGGACGTGCCCCATGGCTTCGCGATGATGGGCGCCCAGACCGCCGAGCTGCTGGTCATGCCCGGCCAAACCCGCACCCTGAAGATCGTGGCCAACCGGGCGGGCGTGATTCCATTCTACTGCACCGATTTCTGCTCGGCCCTGCACCAGGAAATGCAAGGCTACATCCGCGTCTCGCCTCCCGGGGAAAAGGTCGACTTGACCTGGTCCACCGGCAAAGAGGACGCGCCCGGGACCTGA
- a CDS encoding PQQ-dependent sugar dehydrogenase, with amino-acid sequence MQATRVLALAALACLVWPNRGGAQSCPEPAASDFKRTVVLASSTLDHPVHMAAAPDGRIFIGEMVSGNIQVYKPGQATPVKAGNVPVNFDNENGLLGVAIPPDFATSGFLYVLANDPSTTNRAQVLWRYKVNGDLMDASTKTEILRIPRWKNGIYHDGGGMWFDKKGNLWLSSGDDSNPHDTHNAGFAPVYTPDPGSDAQKSAANTNDLRGKISRIHPEATLTNGSWYTIPKGNFKDAMSTFWTADELTKVKPEIYAMGMRNPYRFTVDDQTGWLIWGEVGPDADQSVANRGRSGHDEFNIAMDPGYYGWPYCNGNQFAYNAVTYTSTSDPGTIGDKYDCSKPVNNSPNNTGVNKLPPSRAPFIWYSISNSTDWPQMGQGAETAMGGPMYRYDKTLVSTTKFPPQYDGRMFIWDWSRGVHKFIDFTADGKLNKFYDLAVVGKNSDIAALYGPKDGSLYVLQYSQSGYGDNNAALARIDYTGTINDACAPVTSLARSARPQGTVASTLVSGLQPIDLPADAAGLDAYDLSGRKVWSYARQGVSGDLKLEFPRQLGAGLLRVRFY; translated from the coding sequence TTGCAGGCAACACGGGTACTGGCGTTGGCGGCATTGGCATGCCTGGTTTGGCCGAACCGTGGCGGGGCCCAGTCGTGCCCGGAGCCCGCGGCCTCCGATTTCAAGCGGACGGTCGTGCTCGCTTCGTCCACCTTGGACCATCCCGTCCACATGGCAGCCGCACCCGACGGCCGTATCTTCATCGGTGAAATGGTCAGCGGCAATATCCAGGTTTACAAGCCCGGGCAGGCCACGCCCGTAAAGGCTGGAAACGTTCCCGTCAACTTCGATAATGAGAACGGTCTTTTGGGCGTGGCGATCCCGCCCGATTTCGCTACCAGCGGCTTCCTCTACGTGCTGGCCAACGATCCCTCGACTACCAATCGCGCCCAGGTGCTTTGGCGCTATAAGGTGAACGGGGACTTGATGGACGCCTCCACCAAGACCGAGATCTTGCGCATTCCGCGTTGGAAGAACGGGATTTACCATGACGGCGGCGGCATGTGGTTCGATAAGAAAGGGAATCTGTGGCTCAGTTCCGGCGACGACTCCAATCCGCATGATACCCACAACGCCGGCTTCGCTCCCGTCTATACGCCCGATCCCGGTTCCGACGCCCAGAAGTCGGCGGCCAACACCAACGATCTGCGCGGAAAGATCAGCCGCATCCATCCGGAAGCGACCCTTACCAACGGCTCGTGGTATACCATCCCGAAAGGCAACTTCAAGGACGCGATGTCCACGTTCTGGACCGCGGATGAATTGACCAAGGTAAAGCCCGAAATCTACGCCATGGGCATGCGCAATCCCTACCGCTTCACGGTGGATGATCAGACCGGTTGGCTGATCTGGGGCGAGGTCGGCCCGGATGCCGATCAGAGCGTGGCCAATCGCGGCCGCTCCGGGCATGACGAATTCAATATCGCCATGGATCCCGGCTATTACGGTTGGCCCTATTGCAACGGCAACCAATTCGCGTACAATGCCGTGACCTACACGAGTACCTCGGATCCGGGCACGATCGGGGACAAATACGACTGCTCCAAGCCGGTGAACAATTCACCCAACAATACCGGCGTCAATAAGCTGCCGCCGTCACGGGCCCCGTTCATCTGGTATTCGATCAGTAATTCCACCGACTGGCCGCAGATGGGACAGGGCGCCGAGACCGCCATGGGCGGCCCCATGTACCGGTACGACAAGACCTTGGTCTCTACCACCAAGTTCCCGCCCCAATACGACGGCCGCATGTTCATCTGGGATTGGTCCCGCGGCGTGCATAAGTTCATCGACTTCACCGCGGACGGGAAACTGAACAAGTTTTACGACCTCGCCGTCGTGGGCAAGAACAGCGATATCGCCGCGCTGTACGGACCCAAGGACGGTTCCTTGTACGTGCTGCAGTACAGCCAGAGCGGTTACGGGGATAACAACGCCGCTCTCGCCCGCATCGATTATACCGGCACCATCAACGACGCCTGCGCGCCGGTGACGTCCTTAGCCAGATCCGCGCGCCCGCAAGGGACCGTGGCCAGCACCCTGGTTTCCGGCTTACAGCCCATCGATTTGCCCGCCGACGCCGCAGGCCTGGACGCCTACGATCTGTCGGGACGCAAGGTCTGGAGTTACGCCCGCCAGGGCGTTTCCGGCGATTTGAAGCTGGAATTCCCCCGTCAATTGGGCGCGGGACTGTTGCGCGTCCGGTTTTACTAA
- the nirK gene encoding nitrite reductase, copper-containing: MEWAGAAALATALALVACDTEKDRAQPASEEAITGSEEAVLTSAPSVPPPVARNHPAKIVVHLEVKETVKTLSPGVQYTFWTFGGDVPGKFIRIRQGDEVEFHLSNHPDNKMPHNIDLHAVSGQGGGAAASVTAPGHSSQFSFKAMNPGLFVYHCATAPVGMHIANGMYGMILVEPKGGFPKVDHEYYVMQSEFYTAGKYGEEGLQPFSMEKAIKEEPDYVVFNGSVGALLDDKALTAKAGETVRLFVGNIGPNLISSFHVIGEIFDNVYGEAGTIVNHNVQTTLIPAGGAAIVEFKVDVPGTYIMVDHSIFRAFNQGALGMLKASGDGNNEIYSGKQFDEVYRPEGSAIQSLGGTPAMPPAKLDHAQLMERGGRIFIQICAACHQPQGQGLPGAFPPLALSDFLMADKQRAIGIVKNGLQGEVVVKGVKYNGVMPKLNLDAADIASALTFVRNSFGNAGGDVTIAEVNAAK; this comes from the coding sequence ATGGAGTGGGCGGGAGCCGCCGCCCTCGCCACGGCGTTGGCGCTCGTCGCATGCGATACGGAGAAGGACCGCGCCCAGCCCGCATCCGAGGAAGCCATTACCGGTTCCGAGGAGGCCGTTTTGACTTCCGCGCCTTCCGTGCCTCCCCCCGTCGCCCGCAATCATCCCGCCAAAATCGTCGTCCATCTCGAGGTCAAGGAAACGGTCAAGACCCTTTCGCCGGGGGTCCAGTACACCTTCTGGACCTTCGGCGGCGACGTGCCGGGCAAGTTCATCCGCATCCGCCAAGGCGATGAGGTCGAATTCCATCTAAGCAACCATCCCGACAACAAGATGCCCCACAACATCGATCTGCACGCGGTGTCGGGCCAGGGCGGCGGCGCGGCGGCGTCGGTCACCGCGCCCGGGCACTCGTCGCAATTCTCCTTCAAGGCCATGAACCCCGGGCTCTTCGTATACCATTGCGCCACGGCGCCGGTGGGAATGCATATCGCCAACGGAATGTACGGCATGATCCTGGTGGAACCGAAAGGGGGGTTCCCCAAGGTTGATCATGAGTATTACGTGATGCAAAGCGAGTTCTATACGGCCGGGAAGTACGGCGAAGAAGGCTTGCAGCCATTCTCCATGGAAAAGGCCATCAAGGAAGAACCCGATTACGTGGTCTTCAACGGCTCCGTCGGCGCGCTCCTCGACGACAAGGCCCTCACCGCCAAGGCCGGCGAGACGGTGCGTTTGTTCGTCGGCAATATCGGGCCGAATCTGATCTCTTCCTTCCACGTCATCGGGGAGATCTTCGATAACGTGTACGGCGAAGCCGGAACGATCGTCAACCACAACGTGCAGACCACCTTGATACCGGCGGGAGGCGCCGCCATCGTCGAGTTCAAGGTGGATGTGCCCGGCACCTATATCATGGTGGATCATTCCATCTTCCGGGCGTTCAACCAAGGGGCATTGGGAATGCTCAAGGCCAGCGGCGACGGTAACAATGAGATCTACTCGGGCAAGCAATTCGACGAGGTGTATCGGCCCGAAGGCAGCGCGATCCAATCCCTCGGCGGGACCCCGGCGATGCCGCCTGCCAAGCTGGACCATGCGCAACTGATGGAGCGGGGCGGCCGCATCTTCATCCAAATCTGCGCCGCCTGCCACCAACCCCAGGGGCAGGGCCTGCCGGGGGCCTTCCCTCCCCTGGCCCTTTCCGATTTCCTGATGGCCGACAAGCAACGCGCCATCGGCATCGTCAAGAACGGGTTGCAAGGGGAGGTCGTCGTAAAGGGGGTCAAGTACAATGGCGTGATGCCCAAACTCAATCTGGACGCGGCGGACATCGCCTCCGCGCTAACCTTCGTCCGTAACAGCTTCGGCAACGCGGGCGGGGACGTGACCATCGCGGAAGTCAACGCGGCCAAGTAA
- a CDS encoding TIGR02147 family protein yields MKSIFEYTNYRVFLKDYYEERKSQEGFTYRDFSRLAEMNSTSWLLHLIKGTKNLSAGTTARVAKAIRLNQAETEYFELLVPFTQARTAGTKDHYYARMLGLKRKLKIARIGEEQYEYFTKWYHPVIRSLIAKVDLGLGPDGEPDYARLARCLVPPIPAREAKSSVKLLEKLGLISRDAEGKWTQSSAIISTGDEVAALNVLNYHKQVLRVAENALDTGPREGRDISALTLGLGEPEFHKIKARIQAFRKEMMDIALSAEGADRVYQMSFQFFPVGMGAKP; encoded by the coding sequence GTGAAAAGCATCTTCGAATACACTAATTACAGGGTCTTTCTGAAAGACTACTACGAGGAACGCAAGTCGCAGGAAGGGTTTACCTATCGCGACTTTTCCCGGTTGGCGGAGATGAATTCGACCTCATGGCTGCTGCATCTCATCAAGGGCACCAAGAATCTTTCCGCGGGGACGACGGCGCGCGTGGCGAAGGCCATCAGGCTGAACCAGGCCGAGACGGAATATTTCGAATTGCTGGTTCCCTTCACCCAGGCGCGCACCGCCGGGACCAAGGATCATTACTACGCGCGCATGCTGGGCCTGAAACGCAAGCTCAAGATCGCCCGCATCGGCGAAGAGCAATACGAGTATTTCACCAAGTGGTATCATCCCGTGATCCGCTCTTTGATCGCGAAAGTCGATTTAGGCCTGGGGCCCGACGGGGAGCCCGATTACGCCCGCCTGGCGCGGTGCCTGGTGCCTCCCATCCCCGCCCGCGAGGCCAAGAGCTCGGTCAAGTTGTTGGAGAAGCTGGGACTCATCTCCCGCGACGCCGAAGGCAAATGGACGCAGTCCAGCGCGATCATCTCCACCGGCGACGAAGTGGCCGCCTTGAACGTGCTCAATTACCATAAGCAGGTTTTGCGCGTGGCCGAGAACGCCCTGGATACGGGACCCAGGGAGGGGCGCGACATCTCCGCCCTTACCTTAGGGCTCGGTGAGCCCGAGTTCCACAAGATCAAGGCGCGCATTCAGGCCTTCCGCAAGGAGATGATGGATATCGCCCTTTCCGCCGAAGGCGCCGATCGCGTGTATCAGATGAGCTTCCAATTCTTCCCGGTCGGGATGGGGGCCAAGCCGTGA
- a CDS encoding CopD family protein, with product MHILSAMVWIGGSAFIALVIAPLMRRSGGKDDSALRAAAVRFRTVGWISLGILVATGAGNLALRGIGLSDLLTGAAFRGSAGHALACKLILVAIMLAISGFHDFRWGPAAVRAIQSDPGSAAAVRGRRLAGRIGRFVFLLGLLIVAAAVIFTRGGL from the coding sequence GTGCACATCCTGTCAGCCATGGTCTGGATCGGCGGATCGGCCTTCATCGCTTTGGTCATCGCCCCGCTCATGCGCCGGAGCGGCGGAAAGGACGACAGCGCCTTGCGCGCCGCCGCCGTGCGCTTCCGGACCGTGGGCTGGATCAGTTTGGGGATACTGGTCGCGACCGGGGCCGGCAACCTGGCCTTGCGCGGCATCGGCCTTTCCGATCTGCTGACCGGCGCCGCCTTCCGCGGCTCCGCGGGCCATGCGCTGGCGTGCAAATTGATCCTGGTGGCCATCATGCTCGCCATCAGCGGATTCCACGACTTCCGTTGGGGACCCGCCGCGGTGCGGGCCATCCAGTCCGATCCCGGATCCGCCGCGGCCGTGCGCGGGCGCCGGCTGGCCGGTCGCATCGGCCGTTTCGTTTTCCTGCTCGGGCTTCTCATCGTGGCGGCCGCCGTCATTTTTACGCGCGGGGGCCTCTGA
- a CDS encoding DUF2341 domain-containing protein, translating to MKRWAFIAGALAAALGLAACIDRLASGGDATEAGNARVSGVVLGEDSVPVAGAEVIILPSDYNPLTAGPVPDSLKVTTDSQGRYRFLSLAPGEYNVLAHDGAGRGRLAVWGVRLGSDSVKVPADTLHATGSLSVPMPETLDSDSGWIYLPGTLLRARIDSELRLAGMVRIDSVPAGTVPTVACARGLGGPALLLAKNVLVRKAEVSPVDAYALWPYSRKVLLNTATGATALSHDLRDFPLLVRLAAPAFDFSQAGSGGSDLRFSAADGTPLAREIESWDPVAGKAAVWVRLDTLHAGQADQYISMHWGPTPAAGAMRIRTVFDTLAGFAGVWHLGEEAPDTVANALYKDVTGAGSDGDDHIANTSREGNIGAGHGLDSGDYILSPRPWSGLRVSNTFTLSAWIKASGKKLGLQGGEILSAGDNYGIRVLRDSGLQFWYWTVKPQPTIPSTWNYLIAKTPTVLDGRWHSIMGTFDGSFLRVYLDGHEVGQIPVTGAVGPQFPLNVTMGRHGSGRPGFEFSGVLDEAEIHSVARDAEWAKLSFENQMPASVFPAFGL from the coding sequence GTGAAGCGCTGGGCATTCATCGCGGGAGCCCTCGCGGCCGCCCTGGGATTGGCGGCCTGCATAGACCGCTTGGCCTCGGGAGGCGATGCGACCGAAGCCGGCAATGCCCGGGTATCGGGCGTGGTGCTGGGGGAAGACAGCGTACCGGTAGCCGGGGCCGAGGTGATCATCTTGCCTTCGGACTATAATCCCCTGACGGCCGGACCCGTACCGGACTCCCTTAAGGTCACGACGGATTCCCAAGGCCGATACCGCTTCCTCAGCTTGGCCCCAGGCGAATACAACGTCCTGGCGCACGACGGAGCGGGCCGTGGGCGCCTTGCCGTCTGGGGCGTGCGCCTGGGATCCGATTCGGTAAAGGTCCCCGCGGATACCTTGCATGCGACAGGAAGCTTATCCGTCCCCATGCCGGAGACATTGGATTCGGACTCGGGTTGGATTTACTTGCCCGGCACCTTGCTTCGCGCGCGCATCGATTCGGAATTGCGCCTCGCCGGAATGGTGAGGATCGATTCCGTGCCAGCCGGAACGGTTCCCACCGTCGCTTGCGCCAGGGGGCTCGGAGGCCCGGCCCTTTTGCTCGCGAAGAACGTGCTGGTGCGCAAGGCGGAAGTCTCGCCCGTAGACGCCTACGCGCTTTGGCCGTACTCCCGCAAGGTCCTGCTCAATACCGCCACGGGCGCGACCGCCTTATCCCACGACTTGCGCGACTTCCCCTTGCTGGTCCGTCTCGCGGCCCCGGCTTTCGACTTTTCGCAAGCGGGCTCCGGCGGATCCGATCTTCGCTTCTCCGCCGCCGACGGGACGCCTTTGGCGCGCGAGATCGAGAGCTGGGATCCGGTGGCGGGAAAGGCCGCGGTCTGGGTCCGCCTCGATACCTTGCACGCGGGCCAGGCCGATCAGTACATCTCCATGCATTGGGGCCCCACCCCGGCGGCCGGAGCCATGCGCATCCGCACCGTCTTCGATACCCTGGCCGGTTTCGCGGGGGTTTGGCATCTGGGCGAGGAAGCCCCCGACACGGTTGCTAATGCGCTATATAAAGATGTCACCGGCGCAGGGAGCGATGGCGATGACCACATCGCCAACACCTCGCGCGAAGGGAACATCGGCGCTGGTCATGGTCTCGATTCCGGGGATTATATCCTCTCCCCGCGGCCATGGAGCGGTTTAAGGGTTTCCAATACTTTCACTCTATCGGCCTGGATCAAAGCGAGCGGCAAGAAGTTGGGGCTCCAAGGCGGGGAAATCCTAAGCGCGGGCGACAATTATGGAATCAGGGTCCTGCGGGATTCCGGGTTGCAGTTTTGGTATTGGACCGTTAAACCACAGCCGACAATCCCGTCGACCTGGAACTATCTTATTGCGAAAACGCCCACCGTTCTGGACGGTCGTTGGCATTCGATCATGGGAACCTTCGATGGTTCCTTTTTGCGGGTGTACTTGGATGGGCATGAGGTGGGGCAAATCCCGGTAACGGGCGCCGTCGGCCCTCAGTTCCCGCTCAACGTGACCATGGGCAGGCACGGCAGTGGCCGGCCTGGTTTCGAGTTTTCGGGGGTGTTGGACGAGGCCGAGATCCATTCCGTAGCGCGGGATGCGGAATGGGCCAAACTCAGCTTCGAAAATCAGATGCCCGCATCGGTTTTTCCGGCCTTTGGATTGTGA
- a CDS encoding cytochrome c, whose amino-acid sequence MRKAGWIGLGALVLTGGLALSGCNKKEASAGGQGNGAAAAPSTALSKGVGPIQAIEVGALDEALVAKGQKIFSGTCSACHKLDQRYVGPALGGVTKRRAPEWIMNMVLNPTGMTQQDPTAKALLGEYMTQMSVNATQEDARAVLEFFRKNDGI is encoded by the coding sequence ATGCGTAAGGCTGGATGGATCGGTTTGGGCGCGCTGGTTTTGACGGGTGGATTGGCCCTTTCGGGCTGCAATAAGAAGGAGGCCTCCGCCGGAGGCCAAGGCAACGGAGCGGCGGCGGCGCCGAGCACGGCCCTATCCAAAGGCGTCGGTCCGATCCAAGCGATCGAGGTGGGTGCGCTGGACGAGGCCCTGGTGGCCAAGGGGCAGAAAATCTTTTCCGGCACGTGTTCGGCTTGCCACAAGCTCGATCAACGCTATGTCGGCCCGGCATTAGGCGGCGTCACCAAACGACGCGCGCCGGAATGGATCATGAACATGGTCCTCAACCCCACGGGCATGACCCAACAGGACCCCACCGCCAAGGCGTTGCTCGGCGAATACATGACCCAGATGTCGGTCAACGCCACGCAAGAGGATGCCCGCGCGGTCCTCGAATTCTTCCGCAAGAACGATGGCATTTAA
- a CDS encoding SUMF1/EgtB/PvdO family nonheme iron enzyme translates to MRVTFLLLAAGVAWTAPRREIPAGWYRNPFRPPPSDSAIKRSGDGLEDGMKVAPFRLDERAVTTAGFLAFVKTHPEWAKSRAQAPFVDSMYLASWLGDREPPPGRFAEPVTEVSWFAAKAYCEAAGGRLPATDEWERVAAALPAGQDSIARNRRILAWYGRPASADAGASRGSRDAFGIRDLYGRVWEWTADFNAIRPGAEADKAFCGAAGQATARGADYAAYMRYSFRSSLRPDYAVSSLGFRCADGAARRIAPLPPADLPAGSLYLLRSEWEDDIGRRQALAAFRGKARILTLFFSHCQSTCPMVLGTLKGLAEALPKGWEARAGIVMATLDPGRDGAAALAEFRRRMSLSPEGYVLLHGQEEDTRELAMALGAAYRKSEANGGIEHEAVIAVLDPEGRVAHRHDGTVDAATLSRELMAAAGESLSP, encoded by the coding sequence ATGCGGGTAACCTTCCTGTTACTGGCGGCAGGCGTCGCCTGGACGGCTCCGCGGCGGGAAATACCGGCGGGATGGTACCGGAATCCCTTCCGCCCCCCGCCCTCGGATAGCGCCATTAAAAGATCCGGGGACGGCCTCGAGGATGGCATGAAGGTCGCGCCCTTCCGGTTGGACGAGCGGGCGGTGACTACGGCCGGATTCCTCGCCTTCGTCAAGACCCATCCCGAATGGGCGAAATCGCGGGCGCAAGCGCCCTTCGTCGATTCCATGTACCTGGCCTCCTGGCTCGGCGATCGGGAGCCTCCCCCGGGGCGCTTCGCGGAACCGGTCACCGAGGTTTCCTGGTTCGCGGCCAAGGCCTATTGCGAGGCCGCCGGCGGACGGTTGCCAGCCACGGATGAATGGGAACGCGTCGCCGCCGCGCTTCCCGCCGGCCAGGATTCCATCGCTCGGAACCGCCGCATTCTCGCTTGGTACGGTCGACCGGCTTCCGCGGACGCCGGGGCCTCCCGAGGTTCGCGGGATGCCTTCGGCATCCGGGATCTCTACGGACGCGTCTGGGAATGGACCGCGGATTTCAACGCCATTCGGCCCGGCGCGGAAGCGGATAAAGCCTTCTGCGGCGCGGCGGGGCAGGCGACCGCGCGCGGCGCCGATTACGCCGCCTATATGCGCTACTCCTTCCGCTCCAGTTTGCGGCCCGACTACGCCGTAAGCTCGCTGGGCTTCCGATGCGCCGACGGCGCGGCCCGGCGTATCGCTCCGCTGCCGCCCGCGGACTTGCCCGCCGGTTCCTTGTACTTGCTGCGCTCGGAATGGGAAGACGACATCGGGAGGCGGCAGGCGTTGGCGGCCTTTCGCGGCAAGGCCCGCATCCTCACCTTGTTCTTCTCCCATTGCCAATCCACCTGCCCCATGGTCCTGGGCACATTGAAAGGCCTGGCCGAAGCATTGCCGAAGGGTTGGGAGGCCCGCGCCGGCATCGTCATGGCCACCTTGGATCCGGGCCGCGACGGGGCCGCCGCTTTGGCGGAATTCCGCCGCCGCATGTCCTTATCGCCCGAAGGTTACGTACTGCTGCATGGCCAGGAAGAGGATACGCGCGAATTGGCCATGGCCTTGGGCGCCGCCTACCGGAAGTCGGAAGCCAACGGGGGCATCGAACATGAGGCCGTGATCGCCGTTCTGGATCCCGAAGGCCGGGTGGCCCACCGCCACGATGGCACGGTGGACGCGGCGACATTGTCCCGGGAACTTATGGCGGCGGCGGGCGAATCTTTAAGTCCCTAA
- a CDS encoding Rrf2 family transcriptional regulator, whose product MISINLTQTAEYALRAMSSLALRSDQGPMRANELAESTAVPLAYLWKIMRRMVDAGLVVSAKGHGGGFRLARPAEAISYMDILGVVGYDAKAGSCVFGWGQCRSEKPCPMHPTWNKLNESFVDWARTTTLASFGPAASGAAPAGRSRKSQSLRPPAAEKPSR is encoded by the coding sequence ATGATTTCAATCAACCTCACCCAGACCGCCGAATACGCCTTGCGGGCGATGTCCAGCCTCGCCCTGCGTTCGGACCAAGGGCCTATGCGGGCCAACGAACTCGCGGAGAGCACGGCGGTACCGCTCGCTTACCTATGGAAAATCATGCGGCGCATGGTAGACGCCGGCTTGGTCGTTTCCGCCAAAGGCCATGGCGGCGGGTTCCGGCTCGCGCGGCCGGCGGAGGCCATCAGCTATATGGATATCCTGGGAGTCGTCGGTTACGATGCCAAAGCGGGCAGCTGCGTATTCGGCTGGGGGCAATGCCGTAGCGAAAAGCCCTGCCCGATGCACCCCACCTGGAACAAGCTCAACGAGTCTTTCGTCGACTGGGCGCGTACGACCACCTTGGCCAGCTTCGGCCCGGCCGCTTCCGGCGCGGCGCCAGCGGGCCGCAGCCGCAAGTCCCAAAGCCTTCGGCCGCCCGCAGCCGAGAAGCCATCCCGTTAG